From the genome of Aliarcobacter lanthieri:
TACAGGAAGACTTGATGAATTTGCTTCAAAAGCAAAAGTTATACATATAGACATAGACCCAACAAGTATAGCAAAACTTGTAGTTCCTGATTATCCAATAGTTGGAGATTTGAAATTAACTGTTAAAGCAATGCTTGAAGATATAGAAAACTATGAATTCAATGATTATACGAATTGGGTTGATTTATTAAAAGATTATAGAGAAAAAGAGCCGCTAAGATATATTGATAGTGATGAAGTTATAAAACCTCAATGGCCAATTCAAAGAGTTGGAAAAATATTAGGAGATAATGCAATTATTTCAACAGATGTTGGTCAACATCAAATGTGGACTGCACAATTTTTCCCATTTTCTTATCCAAGACAATGGATAACAAGTGGTGGATTAGGAACGATGGGATTTGGACTTCCAGCTGCTTTAGGAGTTGCAAGAGCAGTAAAAGATACAAACAGAGTTGTTATAAACTTTACTGGAGATGGTTCTATATTGATGAATATTCAAGAACTTATGACTTGTGTTGAATATGATTTACCAGTTATAAATATTGTTTTAAATAACAACTATTTAGGTATGGTTAGACAATGGCAAACACTATTTTATGAAAATAGGTTAGCCGAAACTGATTTAACAGCTCAACCAAACTTTAAAATGCTTATTGAAGCTTTTGGTGGAATAGGGTATAGAGTAAATACAAAAGATGAATTTGATAAAGCTTTAAAAGATGCAATTGAGAAAAGAAAACCAGCAATGATTGAAGTAATTGTTGCAAGATTAGAAGAGGTATTACCAATGGTTCCAAATGGACATTCTTTAAATGAGATGACTTTATTAAAAGGAGATAAATAATGAGTAATTTCAACCATTATTATGATACACAAACAACTAGACAAGTTATCTCTATAATTGTTTTAAATGAACACAATGCTTTATCAAGAATTGTAGGATTATTCTCTGCTCGTGGATTTAATATTGACTCTTTAACAGTTGCTCCAATGGAAGATAGTCCATATTCAAGAATGACAATAGTTACAACTGGAGATAAAAGAGTAATAGATCAAATTGTAAAGCAGTTAAATAAATTAATTCCTGTTTTAAAAGTAAATGAACATAAAAATGTTATTGAAAAAGATACAGTTTTAATGAAATTTTCAATAGATAATGAACTTTCAGATATTGATGTAATTGCAAGAGCATATCATGGAAGTATTCAAAATGTTACAGATGAAGCTATAATAGTTTCAGCAACAGATTCTAGTGATAGAATCATGAATTTTATAAAAGTTATGCAAAAGTTTAATCCACTAGAAGTTGTAAGAAGTGGTATTGTAGCAATGGAAAGATAAGAGTTTTCTCTTATCTTTCATAATTCAAGGATAGTAAATGACTTTAAAAGAGATTTCACAATTTTTAGGAATAGATTGTCAAAGTGACAAAGAAATAAAAAGTTTAAATAGTTTAAATGATGCAACTGAATATGAACTTACATTTTTAGAAAATAAGAAATATATAAATGATCTAAAAAATACAAAAGCTGGAGCTATATTAGTAAATAGTGAGCACTCAAAAGAAGTTCCACAAAATTGTATTGCTTTAATTTGTGAAGAACCATATTTAGCTTTGGCAAAAGTTAGTAAACTTTTTGCTCCAAAACTTATTGAAATAGATGGAGAAAATTCTAAAATTGGAGAAAATACACAAATAATGCCTAATGTTTACTTAGGTAAAAATAGTAATATTGGCGACAATTGTACTATTATGTCTGGAAGTTTTATAGGGGATAATGTAAAAATAGGAAACAATACTATTATATATCCAAATGTAACTATTTATAGAGATTGTATTATTGGCAATGATTGTATTGTCCATGCAGGAACAGTTATTGGAAGTGATGGCTTTGGTTTTGCAAATACAAAAGATGGTAAATATATCAAAATATATCAAAATGGAAATGTTATTATTGGTTCTGATGTTGAAATTGGTGCAAATTGCACAATAGATAGAG
Proteins encoded in this window:
- the ilvN gene encoding acetolactate synthase small subunit, encoding MSNFNHYYDTQTTRQVISIIVLNEHNALSRIVGLFSARGFNIDSLTVAPMEDSPYSRMTIVTTGDKRVIDQIVKQLNKLIPVLKVNEHKNVIEKDTVLMKFSIDNELSDIDVIARAYHGSIQNVTDEAIIVSATDSSDRIMNFIKVMQKFNPLEVVRSGIVAMER
- the lpxD gene encoding UDP-3-O-(3-hydroxymyristoyl)glucosamine N-acyltransferase, with the translated sequence MTLKEISQFLGIDCQSDKEIKSLNSLNDATEYELTFLENKKYINDLKNTKAGAILVNSEHSKEVPQNCIALICEEPYLALAKVSKLFAPKLIEIDGENSKIGENTQIMPNVYLGKNSNIGDNCTIMSGSFIGDNVKIGNNTIIYPNVTIYRDCIIGNDCIVHAGTVIGSDGFGFANTKDGKYIKIYQNGNVIIGSDVEIGANCTIDRAVFKSTTIDDGVRIDNLVHIAHNCKIGKGCILVTQVGLSGSTTLHHYVVMGGQSATSGHLEIAPFTTIAARGGVTKSITEPKKAWAGFPLFEHKQWLRLQGKISNLLK